One stretch of Podospora bellae-mahoneyi strain CBS 112042 chromosome 2, whole genome shotgun sequence DNA includes these proteins:
- a CDS encoding hypothetical protein (EggNog:ENOG503Q41A; COG:S) translates to MESASKELTISKTLLTSALFRPDPVSCPRNDIESMLALLNSTIAECSPTNVQRCKQWALNNLIPSPNRISNFCKYLVALSKSIGQDKDVTAQSARYRVPSARRRRLHILYILNDLLYHVKYRNRDDGFAQKLEPALPALFKSAAAFNNCPKHIRKLRDLVSLWEENQYFPQGHIHELRTAVETPVEEDAAKDAEQTVASNASAANLAKSAPFIMPAMHGDPSVPWYDLPAGTWLPHLQKNSTKSINPSVIKPLELVKGPAEPNLVEAVKSLLLDIDKIYSNEADFGETPRDIGQMGEVVEIDEITGDIIGGDTYYGWSRQFCNNMKARKRNGGRQNERDDNRGRRQTRSSRSYSRSPSRSRSRSGRRRGHSVSSRSSDRPAFKRQRVSESPRSGRSRSRRRRRDASRSRSRSGSRNRSRSYTDQSRSRSRSGSHSSRGVRARRHRSRSYSRSRSRSRSRSRSRSLSRSRSHSGRSRSPIGSFPKSPSYFPPPSRDRISQPGHQAYPSQPPPPLQTQPVYVPPTGNFPGGYLPPNYLGAGLPMPLPPPPNYTGPWPPAPPPPGGIPQGFFSGIPPPPPPPPPPPPGMGMGFQGGWAGRGGHGVPPPLSPPTGPQEGYQGGWQQGRGGNNGGHNGRGGGRGGGNRGGYGQKRW, encoded by the exons ATGGAGTCGGCGTCCAAAGAGTTGACCATCTCAAAGACGCTGCTCACCTCAGCTCTCTTTCGCCCTGATCCAGTCTCCTGTCCGCGCAATGACATCGAGTCTATGCTCGCGCTCCTCAACTCGACCATCGCCGAGTGCTCGCCAACCAATGTCCAG AGATGCAAACAATGGGCTCTGAACAACCTGATTCCTTCGCCGAACCGGATCTCCAACTTTTGCAAATACTTGGTCGCCCTTTCCAAGTCGATTGGCCAGGACAAAGATGTCACCGCACAATCAGCAAGGTATCGCGTGCCCTCGGCAAGGCGACGCCGGCTACACATACTCTACATTCTCAACGACTTGCTCTATCACGTCAAGTATCGAAACCGCGATGACGGCTTTGCCCAGAAGCTAGAGCCCGCATTGCCTGCTTTGTTCAAGAGCGCTGCCGCCTTCAACAATTGCCCCAAACACATTCGAAAACTACGAGACCTGGTCAGCCTGTGGGAAGAAAACCAGTACTTTCCCCAGGGACACATTCACGAGCTCCGAACAGCAGTGGAAACGCCAGTCGAGGAGGACGCAGCTAAGGACGCCGAGCAGACTGTCGCCTCAAACGCTTCTGCGGCTAACCTGGCAAAATCAGCCCCATTCATCATGCCAGCAATGCACGGAGACCCTTCGGTGCCGTGGTACGACCTTCCTGCAGGCACTTGGCTTCCACATCTCCAAAAGAACTCGACCAAGTCGATAAACCCGTCGGTAATCAAGCCGCTGGAGTTGGTGAAGGGACCAGCGGAACCGAACCTAGTGGAAGCAGTCAAgagcctccttctcgatATCGACAAGATCTACTCTAATGAAGCGGACTTTGGCGAGACGCCACGAGACATTGGTCAGATGGGAGAGGTGGTCGAGATTGACGAAATCACGGGCGATATCATTGGAGGTGACACCTACTATGGTTGGTCTCGGCAGTTTTGCAATAACATGAAGGCGCGGAAGCGGAACGGTGGACGACAGAACGAGCGGGATGATAATagaggaagaagacagaCGCGATCATCGCGTTCGTACAGCCGGTCACCCAGTCGATCTCGCAGTCGTAGTGGACGCCGCCGCGGCCACAGTGTGTCGAGCAGGAGCTCAGATCGGCCTGCTTTCAAACGCCAGCGAGTCTCGGAATCACCACGCAGCGGTAGAAGTCGGTCTAGACGTCGACGCAGAGATgcgagcaggagcaggagcaggagcgggAGCAGAAACAGATCTAGATCCTACACTGATCAATCACGGTCACGATCAAGATCAGGATCACACTCCAGCCGGGGCGTTCGTGCAAGAAGACATCGCAGCCGGAGTTACTCCCGATCCCGGTCCAGATCAAGGTCTCGTTCTCGTTCTCGATCCCTCTCCCGATCCCGTAGCCACAGCGGCCGAAGCAGAAGCCCAATAGGAAGCTTCCCCAAAAGCCCAAGTTActtcccaccaccgtccAGAGATCGGATATCACAACCTGGCCATCAAGCTTATCCAAgtcaaccaccgccgccactgCAAACTCAGCCGGTTTATGTACCGCCCACAGGCAACTTTCCCGGCGGATATCTTCCGCCGAACTACCTAGGGGCAGGGTTACCGATGCCGCTCCCGCCACCGCCGAATTACACCgggccttggcctcctgcGCCTCCGCCACCGGGTGGTATACCTCAGGGGTTTTTCTCTGGGAttccgccgcctcctcctcctcctcctcctcctcctccgggaatggggatgggatttcaggggggttgggctgggagggggggtcaTGGAGTGCCGCCTCCTCTTTCGCCGCCGACGGGGCCGCAGGAGGGGTATCAGGGTGGGTGGCAGCAGGGACGTGGGGGAAATAATGGGGGACATAATGgtaggggtggtgggaggggagggggtaatAGGGGGGGCTATGGACAGAAGAGGTGGTGA